The genomic stretch ctaaaaaaaactagattaattaaaacccCATATACCCCTATATGGGAATGCAGTATTTTGTCGTGAAAATCATACGCAGCcggttttcattttaatacCATGTCGTtatagtaacatacatggtaacttgtaagctggtacgaggtgtatgaaacagaacccatgttataacaacttgttttccaaagttacactcattcatcATAGCAAACAACACATataatgaaattttaatttaaaaacttataaatcAACTCAGTATACAAAAATCCACTAAAAAGCAGAccaattaaaaacatgttcaatacaaaacattacaaccaaaaattttaaaaatattcactttaCCTGGATTTCATTTTTTCCAGTAGGTGTTTCTCCTCTATTAAATTATCGACCAGTTTTACTAAATCTTTTGCGGACTTGCTCATGTTAACAGCAGTAGGACGAGCAGTTGTAAGGTAACTTAGTTTTTCGTTCATAAATTCTCGAAATCTTTCAATGCCATCAAAGTTTTCTTTTCGTAGCTCGACAGCGACACTGAGGCAACCTACAATTGCAATCATGGGTGCGCCTCGGAcctgagaaaatagaaatagtaaggtgtcaaacctatttttttacgttaattagcaagtataaaaataggaaaaccaaacctattttacatttttataattttactgtaacaaaaacccttttttgtatatttagaATGCAATGATATTTACTAGGTGGGGAATTACTGAACAGTTCGTGATACGAATTAACGAAAAAACTCGATTTGTAAAACTCAACCAAATTTTAATTGCAGTCACaccaaaaatgtttaacatcttttaaataaatatcacaaaaactttttttcaataaaaaatgagGTGTTGTTTGTTACTGTATTATAAACTCATGCCGTATTagttatataagatatatatgaCTTAcacatgcaaaaaaattatttaaacctaGCAAATCTTACCTTCATTTCTTTAATAGCTTTCCATGCGTCTTCTACTGAATTTATTTCTTCATAAATTGATTCATGAGGGAGCAAAAGGgcattcaatattttaacttcCCATATTCGTAACANNNNNNNNNNNNNNNNNNNNNNNNNNNNNNNNNNNNNNNNNNNNNNNNNNNNNNNNNNNNNNNNNNNNNNNNNNNNNNNNNNNNNNNNNNNNNNNNNNNNNNNNNNNNNNNNNNNNNNNNNNNNNNNNNNNNNNNNNNNNNNNNNNNNNNNNNNNNNNNNNNNNNNNNNNNNNNNNNNNNNNNNNNNNNNNNNNNNNNNNNNNNNNNNNNNNNNNNNNNNNNNNNNNNNNNNNNNNNNNNNNNNNNNNNNNNNNNNNNNNNNNNNNNNNNNNCATACACCAACTTTGAAACTGAAaaaggaaattaaaaaatcataaattaaaaaaaattaccaaattaGTGTTACAAAACTAGAATTTCAATTCAATTGACGCCAAAATTAAATCAACAGCTGATAAAACGTCGTTAACAACAAATTCTAGAGCAAGATTAATTTTTTCTTCGTCTCCGCTACGATACTTTCCAGTTTTTACCAGAAGTCCTGACATGCCGGACTCTATAGCGCCACCTACATCATCTCTGACATCATCACCAATCATAACGCATTCTTCGGATCGACATCTCAAATACatcaatgaatgtaaattaacTATCATgaccagtggcgcagccagaaaacaaaataaaggggggggggattttttaatcaaaaaattctcaaaaaatattttttttaaattttttaaaattattttttgtttggtttaaaaggggggggtcatgaccccctaaacccccctggctgcgccactgtgtATAATGTAtgccttattttttttcaaatagcaatatacaaaataacacGGTTAATTTGTACAAGTGAATGTATAGCTTAAATTGCAATATCTCAAAAAAAAAGGGTTAATAGCTGCACTCtttgtatatacataacattTGATAAACTGTAGTGATTATATGCTTCCGGTTTCACACAATACAATTGGGTCGGAATGTGAGTCAACCAGAACGAGTATAGATCATACTGCGTATTATCTCTATGGTTAAGTATTGAAAATTTGAGACAAGAAATGTCTCCAGGAGCATCTGCTTTAAACCCGTATTTTTTGGGCTAAAGGAAGGAGTGTCAAACAGTGTCACAGTGCTGAAGAAACcaatcaaaaattataaaagactgtttataataaaaattttcagAGTTGACCCAGGAAATAGAAATACTGACCCAAGAAAATAGTTCTCATTCATCGATCTAACCAATTAAGaggaatataatttttttctccAAAAATATTATTCGACCCCTATATAGTACCCAActtttcatatagtagggtggggtaagatgggacaccttatcattctattttctcgtcacatttggtattaacaaagaacattcaaagaattataaaacggtatcctcacgactcccatagaccgttgtttaaaacacgatcaggatattttgatatgctgtgctaaaggtgtctcatcttccccaaccctactacatatatattgaaaaatcTTCATACTCACCCCAAAGACTCAATGGCACCatgaaaaaatgatttttctgGCTTGCCGACCACAATAGACTTAACATCAGTTGCATATTCAAGTGCTGCAACAAATGCTCCAGTTCCAAGTGCTATGTCATTCTCACGTTGAAAATATCTAAGCAGAACAAAAATGACTTTGATTTTCCTATAGATTTTCATTACTGCTGTGCAATTCAAaccatgggtgttctgtttaaaacaccccatgacagcttacgagttaccaagtatgttactttgtgggtgttcattttttgggggattttttatgtttggatgataatttggacaacccattaatggagcaattgtcgttaagtgtcttgcccaagccCACATATGCCAACAGTATATCTCATGTTACATTGTGGGTGAATAAAGGCATGTGTgtcttttgaaaaaaaaacaaatgcagCTAATATAAACATATCTAACCTTGCCTTGTTTATAGCAATCAACTTCGCAccattttgtaaaagtttcaTTGCTTTATTCATTTCTTCATAATTGAAATGGTCAGGTGATAGACCCATTACAACTGCGTTCGGATTTTCCGTCTCAACTCCAAAAAAATCCCTTTTTGCTGACTCGGAAAGCATAAGATGCGGACGTAGCTTCATTTTATCAATAAGTGTTCGCACGGACGATAAAGACGTAAAAATTTCATCCTTTTTGACCTCAAAACCCAGGCGGTTTAATCTATCGTGTAATGACTGATGACTTTCttttgttgtatttgtaacgaattttatttttaaccgaCTTTTGCGCAGTTTATTAACGGCGTTTTGTGCGCCTGGTATGATGTTGTTACCAACATGTAATGTCCCGCTTAAATCAATTAACACGGCTTTAATTTGCTTAAGTGACCCGCTCATTCTAAACTAAGCAACGATGTAAATTTTGCATTCCTTCAAAAATCCGCAAAAAatcgatttaaaaaatcaccaaAGGGGGTTTTCCTGTGACtcataaagataaaaaagtttgggaaaattttattttatatacaattCAAGTTTTTATGCATAAAAATGGCATCCCCGTAACATAAGAAATGACTAATATATTCTTATGCGCGCACTGTTTAACACCGGTGGCTATATATTTAGCAATATAGTAGTTGTTCTGCCCGATTTGTTACGGCGTCTTTAACTTAGCAGCTtgaaccaaagttagtatagaccaagttaggaaacggattgtaaaacaacgagtcttgttatccattgtcgcgcgtctatgacgtcatagacgccaccattacggagcccacggcatagcattttatcattgctgggtgctgtttttcgtttaaatattgcgattttttaaaaaccaagcacttctgcgcgtaataATGGCTTTCTAccaatgttatatcttatcacaataataaacctcacaaaaataatcaacttttattgaacactcaatcgattaaagagtaaaaaaacagaaaatatcaagtttactagccaaaatcaaaaaagaacatgtttaaaatataaaaatac from Ciona intestinalis unplaced genomic scaffold, KH HT000596.1, whole genome shotgun sequence encodes the following:
- the LOC100180111 gene encoding haloacid dehalogenase-like hydrolase domain-containing protein 2 isoform X1; this encodes MSGSLKQIKAVLIDLSGTLHVGNNIIPGAQNAVNKLRKSRLKIKFVTNTTKESHQSLHDRLNRLGFEVKKDEIFTSLSSVRTLIDKMKLRPHLMLSESAKRDFFGVETENPNAVVMGLSPDHFNYEEMNKAMKLLQNGAKLIAINKARYFQRENDIALGTGAFVAALEYATDVKSIVVGKPEKSFFHGAIESLGCRSEECVMIGDDVRDDVGGAIESGMSGLLVKTGKYRSGDEEKINLALEFVVNDVLSAVDLILASIELKF
- the LOC100180111 gene encoding haloacid dehalogenase-like hydrolase domain-containing protein 2 isoform X3; the protein is MSGSLKQIKAVLIDLSGTLHVGNNIIPGAQNAVNKLRKSRLKIKFVTNTTKESHQSLHDRLNRLGFEVKKDEIFTSLSSVRTLIDKMKLRPHLMLSESAKRDFFGVETENPNAVVMGLSPDHFNYEEMNKAMKLLQNGAKLIAINKARYFQRENDIALGTGAFVAALEYATDVKSIVVGKPEKSFFHGAIESLGTVTLFDTPSFSPKNTGLKQMLLETFLVSNFQYLTIEIIRSMIYTRSG
- the LOC100180111 gene encoding haloacid dehalogenase-like hydrolase domain-containing protein 2 isoform X2, with product MSGSLKQIKAVLIDLSGTLHVGNNIIPGAQNAVNKLRKSRLKIKFVTNTTKESHQSLHDRLNRLGFEVKKDEIFTSLSSVRTLIDKMKLRPHLMLSESAKRDFFGVETENPNAVVMGLSPDHFNYEEMNKAMKLLQNGAKLIAINKARYFQRENDIALGTGAFVAALEYATDVKSIVVGKPEKSFFHGAIESLGTVTLFDTPSFSPKNTGLKQMLLETFLVSKLYCVKPEAYNHYSLSNVMYIQRVQLLTLFF